One Sodalinema gerasimenkoae IPPAS B-353 DNA segment encodes these proteins:
- a CDS encoding CoB--CoM heterodisulfide reductase iron-sulfur subunit B family protein, with amino-acid sequence MLKYAYFPGCVAQGACRELYDSTAALTQALDIELIELKRAACCGSGTFKEESALLEDTVNARNIALAEELNLPLLTHCSTCQGVIGRVDERLKTAQTDRPEYVEQINALLSQDHCSPYKGATEVKHLLWAIVGDYGLEELHKRVTHKLSGLKCAAFYGCYILRAQSHLPYDDPHNPQSMENVFRTLGATPIEYGGRTQCCGWPLSSYATEQSFQMAGTHLQAALDAGADCMVTPCPLCHLNLDSRQPDVETVMGRKFGLPVLHLPQLIALALGIDPKVLGLDRHMVSTRSVLTKLGL; translated from the coding sequence ATGCTCAAATATGCTTATTTCCCTGGCTGTGTGGCCCAGGGGGCCTGTCGTGAATTGTATGATTCTACGGCGGCATTGACGCAAGCCCTCGACATTGAACTGATTGAACTCAAACGGGCCGCCTGTTGCGGTTCGGGAACCTTTAAGGAAGAATCGGCCCTCCTCGAAGATACGGTGAATGCTCGCAACATTGCCCTGGCCGAAGAACTCAACCTTCCTTTGCTGACCCATTGCAGTACCTGTCAGGGGGTGATTGGGCGGGTGGATGAACGCTTAAAAACCGCTCAGACCGATCGCCCCGAGTATGTTGAGCAAATCAATGCTCTCCTCAGTCAAGACCACTGTTCCCCCTACAAAGGGGCGACGGAGGTTAAACATCTCCTCTGGGCGATCGTGGGAGACTATGGCCTTGAGGAATTGCACAAGCGGGTGACTCACAAACTCAGTGGTCTCAAATGTGCGGCTTTCTATGGCTGCTATATCCTCCGCGCTCAGAGTCATCTCCCCTATGATGACCCCCATAACCCTCAGTCGATGGAAAATGTCTTTCGCACCCTCGGCGCCACCCCAATTGAGTATGGTGGACGCACTCAATGCTGTGGTTGGCCCCTCTCTAGTTACGCCACAGAACAGTCTTTTCAGATGGCGGGAACCCATTTACAAGCAGCCCTTGACGCAGGGGCAGATTGTATGGTAACGCCTTGCCCACTCTGTCATCTCAATCTGGACTCCCGACAGCCGGATGTTGAAACCGTCATGGGGCGGAAATTTGGCTTACCGGTGCTGCATTTGCCCCAACTGATCGCCCTGGCTCTGGGAATTGATCCCAAGGTCCTTGGATTAGATCGCCATATGGTCTCAACCCGTTCTGTTTTGACGAAATTGGGACTGTAA